A region of Fibrobacter succinogenes subsp. succinogenes S85 DNA encodes the following proteins:
- a CDS encoding TIGR02147 family protein, which yields MFAKNKINIYDYSDYRKFLQEFYELEKSLDSSFSYRVFAAAVGMDASLLLKILQGKRHISPKCIDVFVKFFRFKDAKAEYFREMIAYGKAKNDEDVRRHFETLQKMRPAASRELDEARYRYFQQWYYPMIRSALDVFNYRGTQDAAALGECCIPKLSASQVENAVDALLQLGLAHARNDGRVVPTEAHLKTMEHWLSACISDYQSSIAELAGKSIQNTPKEKRDISTLTMALDSRQIDKIREILAKTRKAIVNVVNAMPPQICDSVYQLNFQLFPMMKKEEQ from the coding sequence ATGTTTGCAAAAAACAAAATCAACATCTACGACTATTCGGACTACCGCAAGTTCCTGCAAGAGTTCTATGAACTCGAAAAATCGCTGGATTCCTCGTTCAGTTATCGAGTGTTTGCTGCGGCGGTTGGCATGGACGCAAGCCTGCTTTTGAAAATATTGCAGGGTAAACGCCACATTTCTCCGAAATGTATAGATGTTTTCGTTAAATTTTTCCGTTTCAAAGATGCCAAGGCAGAATACTTCCGTGAAATGATTGCTTACGGCAAGGCTAAAAACGACGAGGACGTTCGTCGACATTTCGAGACTCTTCAAAAAATGCGACCTGCAGCCAGCCGAGAACTCGATGAAGCCCGGTACCGCTATTTTCAGCAATGGTATTATCCGATGATCCGCTCGGCGCTCGATGTATTCAATTATCGCGGTACACAAGATGCTGCCGCCCTTGGGGAATGCTGCATTCCAAAGCTTTCCGCTTCGCAAGTAGAAAACGCTGTCGATGCTTTGTTGCAGCTCGGACTTGCGCATGCCCGCAATGACGGTCGCGTGGTTCCGACCGAAGCTCATCTCAAGACTATGGAACACTGGCTGAGTGCCTGTATCAGCGATTACCAAAGCAGCATTGCGGAACTGGCCGGCAAATCCATCCAGAATACTCCCAAAGAAAAACGCGACATCAGCACGCTCACGATGGCTCTTGATTCGCGACAAATTGATAAAATTCGTGAAATCCTCGCCAAAACGAGAAAAGCCATCGTAAACGTAGTCAATGCGATGCCTCCGCAAATTTGCGATAGCGTTTATCAGTTAAACTTTCAGTTGTTTCCGATGATGAAAAAGGAAGAACAATGA
- a CDS encoding DUF4405 domain-containing protein: MPISAKIRMMLDIAMTVATLVLMGGNYFFESTAVHEILGVILLVLWAVHITLNRRFFLSLFKGRYNVFRILQAVVNCGILLCAFFLMVSGIMLSNHVFAWLGIESGASFARTAHLLASHWYYVFMSLHIGLHVSLIANRLGLAGAFKSKAALVATRVVAVLVAGYGIYAFAIRGLWKYLFLQQPFFFFDAERGYALFFADYIAIVVLFAVAVHYVAKLMKA, translated from the coding sequence ATGCCTATTTCCGCAAAAATCCGTATGATGCTTGATATCGCGATGACGGTCGCGACGCTCGTGCTGATGGGCGGCAATTACTTCTTTGAATCGACTGCTGTTCACGAGATTCTAGGCGTGATTCTGCTTGTTCTGTGGGCGGTGCATATCACGCTGAACCGGCGTTTTTTCCTTTCGCTGTTCAAGGGCCGCTACAACGTATTCCGCATTTTGCAGGCGGTCGTGAATTGCGGGATCCTTTTGTGCGCATTTTTCTTGATGGTGAGCGGAATCATGCTTTCGAACCACGTGTTCGCCTGGCTCGGGATTGAATCGGGCGCAAGTTTTGCCCGCACGGCGCACCTGCTTGCAAGCCATTGGTATTACGTGTTCATGTCGCTTCACATCGGGCTACATGTAAGCCTGATTGCAAACCGCTTGGGACTTGCGGGAGCATTCAAGTCAAAGGCGGCACTTGTCGCAACTCGCGTGGTTGCCGTTCTTGTGGCGGGTTACGGAATTTACGCCTTCGCCATTCGCGGGCTTTGGAAATACTTGTTCCTGCAACAGCCCTTCTTCTTCTTTGACGCGGAACGCGGCTACGCCCTCTTTTTCGCGGACTATATCGCCATCGTCGTGCTGTTCGCCGTTGCAGTGCATTATGTGGCGAAACTCATGAAGGCGTAG
- a CDS encoding flavodoxin produces the protein MLAKLLSCAILLFSAVSLAAAPAPDGFVLIKGGTFNMGSPANEDWRVNDETLHKVKVSDFYLGKYEVTQKLYREVTGENPSSFKGDDLPVENITWLEAAHFCNKLSERDGRTPVYAIDGDAVSWNREANGYRLPTEAEWEYAARGGTTTPFYTKKAPGADDVNFYGHYPYQIEQNYFNDEVLETRPGVYRGNTLPVGKFKPNPFGLYDIYGNVGEWCFDFYGDYGVSAGSTSVTVDPAGKPSGTRRVHRGGGWNDFGKNLRSAYRGAMQQSSKSYNVGLRLAMNAGAGVKGTFVTQEAAGFKGEKAQAASNPKGSSHALIVFYSWSGNTRGVAREIKKQTGFDMVELELVKPYSDDYNTVLKQAQNDQHKQARPALKKKPDAKKWVDYETIIIGYPNWWASIPMPIATLLESYDFTGKRILPFCSHGGGRFGQSITAIAKLAPNAKIGEGLSVHYSGGSSLSKDVAKWLEKNGVKTK, from the coding sequence ATGCTCGCTAAACTTTTATCTTGTGCAATTTTGTTGTTCTCGGCGGTGTCGCTTGCGGCGGCACCTGCGCCCGACGGCTTCGTGCTTATCAAGGGCGGGACTTTCAACATGGGAAGCCCCGCAAACGAGGACTGGCGTGTCAACGACGAGACGCTGCACAAGGTGAAAGTCTCCGATTTTTACTTGGGCAAATACGAGGTGACGCAAAAGCTTTACCGCGAAGTGACAGGCGAAAATCCCTCCAGTTTCAAGGGCGACGACTTGCCCGTTGAAAACATCACGTGGCTCGAAGCGGCGCATTTTTGCAACAAGTTAAGCGAACGCGACGGACGCACTCCTGTTTACGCAATCGATGGCGATGCGGTCAGTTGGAACCGCGAGGCGAACGGCTACAGGCTCCCTACCGAAGCGGAATGGGAATACGCGGCCCGAGGCGGCACGACCACGCCTTTCTACACAAAGAAGGCTCCCGGTGCCGACGACGTGAATTTTTACGGGCATTATCCGTATCAAATCGAGCAGAATTATTTCAACGACGAGGTTCTGGAAACACGCCCCGGCGTTTATCGCGGGAACACGCTTCCCGTGGGTAAGTTCAAGCCCAATCCCTTCGGGCTTTACGACATTTACGGGAACGTGGGCGAATGGTGCTTTGACTTTTACGGCGATTATGGTGTTTCTGCGGGCTCGACAAGCGTGACGGTTGACCCGGCGGGCAAGCCTTCGGGCACAAGGCGCGTGCATCGCGGTGGCGGCTGGAACGATTTCGGCAAGAACCTCCGCAGTGCCTATCGCGGAGCCATGCAGCAATCCAGCAAGAGTTACAATGTGGGGCTCAGGCTTGCCATGAATGCGGGTGCAGGCGTCAAGGGAACTTTTGTGACCCAGGAAGCGGCGGGCTTTAAGGGCGAAAAGGCGCAAGCGGCGTCGAACCCTAAAGGCAGTTCCCATGCGCTGATCGTTTTCTATTCCTGGAGCGGGAATACCCGCGGTGTCGCCCGCGAAATCAAGAAGCAGACCGGTTTCGACATGGTGGAACTTGAACTCGTGAAGCCCTATTCCGACGATTACAACACCGTCTTGAAGCAGGCGCAGAACGACCAGCACAAACAGGCGCGCCCTGCCCTCAAGAAAAAGCCCGACGCAAAGAAGTGGGTCGACTACGAAACGATTATCATCGGTTACCCCAACTGGTGGGCGAGTATCCCGATGCCTATTGCGACTTTGCTCGAAAGTTACGACTTTACGGGCAAGCGGATTCTGCCGTTCTGCTCCCACGGTGGCGGGCGCTTTGGCCAGAGCATCACCGCGATTGCGAAACTTGCGCCCAACGCAAAAATCGGCGAAGGCCTTTCGGTGCATTACTCCGGCGGTTCGAGCCTCTCGAAAGATGTGGCCAAGTGGCTCGAGAAAAACGGCGTGAAGACGAAATAA
- a CDS encoding carboxymuconolactone decarboxylase family protein yields MKLGTIMTMLGMGAVLAACDCCPQGEAKALSQDKELRAVMDNFTQNEVPAATPLVEKREVELIRLVSLVTQQSGALLQEEVATALAQGLAPEEILEAIYQCAPYTGFPRTVDAVEIARSVFKAKNVKVDESRATVTAQSRLEAGADAQGTLFGQTFRDMAKNGKSGMPTINYFLASNCFGDYYTRKGLDLNTRELLTMAILVNLGTEPQLKAHIGANLKIRTAEYVEQAIYNCLPYCGYPRTLNALRLLKESVAETKAGAVNVADAKSMPGKDWSVFPVGKPNDAYAKYFVGKSYLDMISTEQVGVGNVTFEPACRNNWHIHHAKKGGGQILIATAGRGYYQEWGKPAVELKPGDVVNIPAGVKHWHGAAPDSWFQHLAIEVPGEGGRNEWLEPVSDEDYGKLK; encoded by the coding sequence ATGAAACTAGGGACGATTATGACGATGCTTGGTATGGGTGCGGTGCTTGCCGCATGTGACTGCTGTCCGCAGGGCGAGGCAAAGGCGCTTTCGCAGGACAAGGAACTGCGTGCCGTGATGGACAACTTCACGCAGAACGAAGTTCCGGCGGCGACTCCGCTTGTGGAAAAGCGCGAGGTGGAGTTGATTCGCCTGGTGTCGCTTGTGACGCAGCAGTCGGGCGCTCTTTTGCAAGAAGAAGTGGCGACGGCGCTTGCGCAGGGGCTTGCTCCCGAAGAAATTCTCGAGGCGATTTACCAGTGCGCTCCCTACACCGGGTTCCCGCGGACAGTGGATGCAGTTGAAATTGCCCGCAGCGTGTTCAAGGCGAAGAACGTGAAGGTGGACGAAAGCCGTGCGACGGTGACGGCGCAGTCCCGCTTGGAGGCGGGTGCCGACGCGCAGGGAACGCTGTTCGGCCAGACCTTCCGCGATATGGCGAAGAACGGCAAGAGCGGTATGCCGACTATCAATTACTTCCTTGCGAGCAACTGCTTTGGCGATTACTACACCCGCAAGGGGCTTGACCTGAATACCCGCGAACTCTTGACGATGGCGATTCTCGTGAACTTGGGAACGGAGCCGCAGCTCAAGGCGCACATCGGCGCGAACCTGAAGATTCGTACGGCCGAATACGTGGAACAGGCGATTTACAACTGCTTGCCGTATTGCGGCTACCCGCGTACGCTAAACGCTCTGCGACTGCTCAAGGAATCGGTGGCGGAGACGAAGGCTGGTGCTGTAAACGTGGCGGACGCAAAATCCATGCCAGGCAAGGACTGGAGTGTGTTCCCGGTGGGTAAGCCGAACGACGCCTACGCCAAGTATTTCGTGGGCAAGAGTTATCTCGACATGATCAGCACTGAACAGGTGGGCGTCGGGAATGTGACTTTTGAACCGGCGTGCCGCAATAACTGGCATATCCATCATGCAAAGAAGGGCGGTGGGCAGATTCTCATCGCGACGGCGGGACGCGGCTACTATCAGGAATGGGGCAAGCCGGCGGTGGAATTGAAGCCCGGCGACGTGGTGAACATTCCGGCTGGCGTCAAGCATTGGCACGGGGCAGCTCCGGATTCCTGGTTCCAGCATTTGGCGATTGAAGTCCCTGGCGAAGGTGGTCGCAACGAATGGCTTGAGCCCGTGAGCGACGAAGACTACGGGAAGTTGAAATAA
- a CDS encoding sugar O-acetyltransferase has translation MENCRKTERERMTNGESFFTNDPQLMEDKKNARILCSRFNSSPEDESLRKALLKQLFGHCGERIAIKPPFHCDYGYNIFAGDDLFINFDCVFLDAAPIRIGEHCMIGPKTCIYAIGHPLDAESRREKIGIPKPVTIGDNVWIGGGVTILPGVSIGDGTVIAAASVVTKSFPDHVVIAGNPAKIIKNIEE, from the coding sequence ATGGAAAATTGCAGGAAAACTGAACGAGAAAGAATGACAAATGGAGAATCTTTTTTTACAAATGACCCGCAGCTCATGGAGGATAAGAAAAACGCTCGTATCCTCTGTTCTCGTTTTAATAGTTCTCCGGAAGATGAGTCCTTAAGAAAAGCATTGTTAAAACAACTATTCGGGCACTGCGGGGAGAGGATAGCCATCAAGCCCCCGTTCCATTGTGATTACGGATATAACATCTTTGCGGGCGATGACTTGTTCATAAACTTTGACTGCGTGTTCCTGGATGCAGCTCCGATTCGGATTGGAGAACATTGTATGATCGGACCTAAAACCTGTATATATGCAATCGGTCATCCGTTGGACGCAGAATCAAGAAGAGAAAAGATTGGTATCCCTAAGCCGGTCACCATTGGCGATAATGTCTGGATCGGCGGTGGAGTCACGATTCTTCCGGGTGTATCCATAGGAGATGGCACGGTAATCGCTGCTGCTTCTGTAGTAACTAAATCTTTTCCTGATCATGTGGTGATTGCAGGAAACCCAGCAAAAATCATAAAGAATATTGAAGAATAA